A single region of the Apodemus sylvaticus chromosome 7, mApoSyl1.1, whole genome shotgun sequence genome encodes:
- the Ooep gene encoding oocyte-expressed protein homolog translates to MGSHTAEAHDKPDPCSQKLLNVPPVSLRLLVRPWWLPVQELSNPLVLYMEDWMAKMIIGQDQAEISEIEWMTQTLLRVDYSGKLAEITIFGRPRAQTRMKNILLNMAAWHKDDETRLARKIAQVKKYLKAQMSSAFNSRIERLKLAAGLLPLE, encoded by the exons ATGGGCTCCCACACGGCTGAGGCTCATGACAAGCCAGACCCTTGCTCTCAGAAGCTACTCAATGTCCCACCTGTGTCCCTGCGACTTCTTGTGCGGCCCTGGTGGTTACCAGTTCAGGAACTCAGTAATCCTTTGGTGCTCTACATGGAAGACTGGATGGCAAAAATGATCATTG GCCAAGACCAAGCCGAAATCTCAGAAATAGAGTGGATGACCCAGACCCTGCTGAGAGTGGACTACTCTGGGAAATTAGCTGAAATCACCATCTTTGGACGACCCAGAGCACAGACTCGaatgaaaaatattcttttgaacaTGGCAGCCTGGCACAAAGATGATGAAACCCGTCTTG CTAGGAAGATTGCACAAGTTAAAAAGTACTTGAAAGCTCAGATGTCCTCAGCCTTCAACTCAAGGATCGAACGACTCAAGCTGGCTGCCGGCCTGCTCCCGCTGGAGTGA